A region from the Candidatus Poribacteria bacterium genome encodes:
- a CDS encoding antibiotic biosynthesis monooxygenase, giving the protein MFVVSNRIHVAEGYESEFEARFSRRLGAIEGTPGFVRYLLLKPVKATHYVVNVYWENREAFESWVGSESFRKAHADRPPEAMFAGPNQVEQHEVIQQSGAPS; this is encoded by the coding sequence GTGTTCGTCGTGTCGAACCGAATCCATGTTGCCGAAGGCTATGAGAGCGAGTTCGAGGCGCGCTTTTCCAGACGGCTGGGAGCCATCGAGGGAACTCCCGGCTTCGTGCGCTACCTGCTGCTGAAGCCCGTCAAGGCGACGCACTACGTCGTCAACGTCTACTGGGAGAACCGCGAGGCGTTCGAGTCGTGGGTCGGCAGCGAGTCCTTCCGCAAGGCGCACGCCGACCGTCCGCCCGAGGCGATGTTCGCCGGACCCAATCAGGTGGAGCAGCACGAGGTCATCCAGCAGTCGGGTGCGCCATCGTGA
- a CDS encoding DUF1501 domain-containing protein has product MDPLKEFVQLETRRHFFSKCAYGLGAAALSSLLPGVAGAATGSANGASASGGVRYGGLPGIPHFAPKAKRAIYLFMSGAPSQIDLLDYKPTMPEWFDKDLPESVRMGQRLTTMTSGQARFPIAPSIYKFEQHDNGSDGAWVSELLPHTAGIVKDISIIRSLHTEAINHDPAITYICTGEERPGKPSLGSWLSYGLGSESEDLPAFVVMTPSWTGRKDAQALYNRLWGAGFLPSQHQGVLFRRQGDPVLFLSNPDGVSPDLRKAMLDGVVKLNEMQYEASGDPETQARIAQYEMAFRMQRSVPELTDTSNEPEHVLEMYGPDVKTRGTFARSCLLARRMMERGVRFVQIFHRGWDQHGNLTGDLPKQAKDIDQPSAALIKDLKQRGMLDDTLVLWGGEFGRTIYCQGALSKENYGRDHHPKCFSIWAAGGGVRGGVVHGETDDFSYNVVKDPVHIRDLNATILHQLGIDHKRLSFRFQGLDQTLTGVVGEPRIVTEILA; this is encoded by the coding sequence ATGGACCCGCTGAAGGAATTCGTGCAACTGGAGACGCGGCGGCACTTCTTCTCGAAGTGCGCCTACGGACTGGGCGCGGCGGCGCTCTCATCGCTGCTTCCCGGCGTTGCCGGCGCGGCGACGGGTTCCGCCAACGGGGCGTCGGCTTCGGGCGGAGTCCGCTACGGCGGCTTGCCCGGCATTCCTCACTTCGCGCCGAAGGCAAAGCGCGCCATCTACCTGTTCATGTCGGGAGCGCCATCGCAGATCGATCTGCTCGACTACAAGCCGACGATGCCGGAGTGGTTCGACAAAGACCTGCCGGAATCCGTCCGCATGGGTCAACGCCTGACGACGATGACGTCCGGGCAAGCGCGCTTCCCCATCGCGCCGTCGATCTACAAGTTCGAGCAGCACGACAACGGCTCTGACGGCGCATGGGTCAGCGAGTTGCTCCCGCACACGGCAGGGATCGTCAAGGACATCTCGATCATCCGGTCGCTGCACACCGAGGCGATCAACCACGACCCAGCGATCACCTACATCTGCACGGGCGAGGAGCGTCCGGGGAAACCCAGCCTCGGCTCCTGGCTCAGCTACGGTCTGGGCAGCGAGAGCGAAGACCTGCCCGCGTTCGTCGTGATGACGCCGTCGTGGACGGGTCGGAAAGACGCCCAGGCGCTCTACAACCGGCTGTGGGGAGCGGGGTTCCTGCCGTCGCAGCACCAGGGGGTGCTCTTCCGTCGGCAGGGCGACCCGGTGCTCTTCCTGTCGAACCCCGACGGCGTTAGCCCCGATCTGCGCAAGGCGATGCTGGACGGCGTCGTGAAGTTGAACGAGATGCAGTATGAGGCGTCGGGCGATCCAGAGACGCAGGCGCGCATCGCCCAGTACGAGATGGCGTTCCGTATGCAGCGCTCCGTGCCGGAGCTCACGGACACGAGCAACGAACCCGAGCATGTCTTGGAGATGTACGGGCCCGACGTGAAGACGCGCGGGACGTTCGCGCGGTCGTGCCTGCTGGCGCGGCGGATGATGGAGCGCGGCGTGCGGTTCGTGCAGATATTCCATCGCGGCTGGGATCAGCACGGGAACCTGACAGGCGACCTGCCCAAGCAGGCGAAAGACATCGACCAGCCATCAGCCGCGCTCATCAAGGACCTGAAACAGCGGGGCATGCTCGACGACACGCTGGTTCTCTGGGGAGGGGAGTTCGGTCGGACGATCTACTGCCAGGGCGCGCTCAGCAAGGAGAACTACGGGCGGGATCACCACCCGAAGTGCTTCTCCATCTGGGCGGCGGGCGGCGGCGTCCGGGGAGGCGTCGTCCACGGCGAGACGGACGACTTCAGCTACAACGTCGTCAAGGACCCCGTCCACATCCGCGACCTGAACGCGACGATCCTCCATCAGTTGGGAATCGACCACAAGCGGCTGTCGTTCCGGTTCCAGGGTTTGGATCAGACGTTGACCGGCGTCGTCGGCGAACCGCGCATCGTGACCGAGATCCTGGCGTAG
- a CDS encoding Gfo/Idh/MocA family oxidoreductase yields MKITRSKTLRFGIVGCGVVAPTHAVALNQIDGADLVAVADVSASRVGNFAKEFSVRQAHTDYRKLIEDPDIDAVCVCTPHYLHAQIAQEAAQAGKHVLVEKPMATTLEAADQLIEACEQNGVTLGVVFQHRFDPAARYVKRLIEDGALGKVALASVYVKWFRTQDYYGDGSWRGTWQYAGGGALINQAIHAIDVLCWLMGDATRVTGYYDTVTHDIEVEDTAAAAVRFANGALGVIEASTTTYPQTAERLELAGSRGTVTIEGGLIARHELAGHSADSPNLDAGDHRFHGKTYYGTSHPRLLEDFVAALREGRSPVVDGREGRKALEVITGIYESSRTGAEVIFRPNGSAS; encoded by the coding sequence ATGAAGATCACTCGATCCAAGACGCTACGATTCGGCATCGTCGGCTGCGGCGTCGTCGCCCCGACGCACGCGGTCGCGCTCAATCAGATCGACGGCGCGGACCTCGTCGCCGTCGCCGACGTGTCCGCCTCCCGAGTCGGGAACTTCGCCAAGGAGTTCTCCGTCCGGCAGGCGCACACCGACTATCGCAAGCTGATCGAAGACCCCGACATCGACGCCGTGTGCGTCTGCACGCCGCACTACCTGCACGCCCAGATCGCGCAGGAGGCGGCGCAGGCCGGCAAGCACGTCCTCGTCGAGAAACCGATGGCGACCACCCTCGAAGCCGCCGATCAGCTCATCGAAGCCTGTGAGCAGAATGGCGTCACGCTGGGCGTCGTGTTCCAGCACCGGTTCGACCCCGCCGCGCGGTACGTGAAGCGGCTGATCGAAGACGGTGCTCTCGGCAAGGTCGCCCTGGCGAGCGTCTACGTGAAGTGGTTCCGCACCCAGGACTACTACGGCGACGGCTCCTGGCGCGGAACCTGGCAGTACGCCGGCGGCGGGGCTCTCATCAATCAGGCGATCCACGCCATCGACGTCCTCTGCTGGCTGATGGGCGACGCGACGCGCGTCACCGGCTACTACGACACGGTGACCCACGACATCGAGGTCGAAGACACCGCCGCCGCCGCAGTCCGGTTCGCCAACGGAGCCCTCGGCGTCATCGAGGCGTCCACGACGACCTATCCGCAGACGGCGGAACGTCTGGAGCTCGCCGGTTCACGCGGAACCGTCACCATCGAAGGCGGACTCATCGCCCGGCACGAGCTCGCGGGACACAGCGCCGACTCGCCCAATCTCGACGCGGGCGACCATCGGTTCCACGGAAAGACCTATTACGGCACGAGCCACCCGCGCCTGCTCGAAGACTTCGTCGCCGCCCTGCGCGAGGGACGCAGCCCCGTCGTCGACGGGCGCGAGGGGCGCAAGGCGCTGGAGGTCATCACGGGTATCTACGAGTCGTCGCGCACCGGCGCCGAGGTGATCTTTCGCCCGAACGGCTCCGCGTCATGA
- the kdsB gene encoding 3-deoxy-manno-octulosonate cytidylyltransferase — protein MSRKPSVLGVIPARYASTRFPGKPLADIVGKPMIQHVYERSLRAKLVNRVLVATDDDRIYDAVLAFGGEAHRTGECPTGTHRVAVTSAAYPEYDIVLNIQGDEPLLEPAMLDALVEPFVERPELVMTTLAEKIVRQSDYESHNVVKVVCEQNGLALYFSRASMPGSRDGSVWSAAMPALRHIGLYGYRQDFLARLIELPPTPLEQHEGLEQLRAVENGYRIHVSVTPYATIGVDTPDELEMVASILRSRGV, from the coding sequence ATGAGCCGCAAACCTTCCGTGCTGGGCGTCATACCGGCGCGGTACGCATCGACGCGCTTCCCCGGCAAGCCGCTGGCGGACATCGTCGGCAAGCCGATGATCCAGCACGTCTACGAGCGCTCCCTGCGGGCGAAGCTGGTCAACCGCGTGCTGGTCGCCACCGACGACGACCGCATCTACGACGCCGTTCTCGCGTTCGGAGGCGAAGCGCACCGCACCGGCGAATGCCCGACCGGAACCCATCGCGTCGCCGTGACCTCCGCCGCCTACCCGGAGTACGACATCGTCCTGAACATCCAGGGCGACGAGCCTCTGCTGGAACCCGCGATGCTCGACGCGCTCGTCGAGCCGTTCGTGGAACGCCCTGAGCTCGTCATGACGACCCTCGCCGAGAAGATCGTGCGGCAGTCGGACTACGAGAGCCACAACGTCGTCAAGGTCGTTTGCGAACAGAACGGACTCGCGCTCTACTTCTCGCGGGCGAGTATGCCGGGAAGCCGAGACGGCAGCGTGTGGTCGGCGGCGATGCCCGCGCTGCGGCATATCGGGCTCTACGGTTATCGGCAGGACTTCCTGGCGCGGCTCATCGAGCTGCCGCCGACGCCGCTGGAGCAGCACGAGGGTCTCGAACAGCTTCGCGCGGTCGAGAACGGCTATCGGATTCACGTCTCGGTCACGCCCTACGCGACGATCGGGGTCGACACGCCCGACGAGCTCGAGATGGTCGCGTCGATCCTGCGGTCGCGTGGTGTGTAG
- a CDS encoding zinc-binding dehydrogenase — MGRQRVLPQGARRPSARGDVRRTQSGGAARGHPAVGCAIVKAALFHTQGGPEVLRVEDVPTPEPGEGEVLVHVRAAALNRLDLKAREGRPEVDPMPHIGGLDVVGEIASLGPGVTGWKTGERVVIVPLVSCGECALCRSGDTALCPEQRVFGFQTQGGFAEYTVAPAANLVRVPQGVADASLAAVPTAYLTAWRMVVTRGGLKRGETALIHSVGGGVASAALRIVKRFGGRAIVTASADDKLERARQLGADATVNYRERDVVAAVREWTNGRGVDLVLETVGASTWETSLASVGINGRVVTCGVTSGSVAPTNIRHLYQRQTTILGSTLGNRSELESVVALVAQGAFEPDIAAVLPLDDIRAAHEMLEARAVYGKIVLSVA; from the coding sequence GTGGGTCGGCAGCGAGTCCTTCCGCAAGGCGCACGCCGACCGTCCGCCCGAGGCGATGTTCGCCGGACCCAATCAGGTGGAGCAGCACGAGGTCATCCAGCAGTCGGGTGCGCCATCGTGAAAGCCGCGCTCTTCCACACCCAGGGCGGGCCCGAAGTCCTGCGCGTCGAGGACGTGCCGACTCCAGAGCCCGGCGAAGGAGAGGTCCTCGTCCACGTCCGCGCCGCCGCGCTGAATCGGCTCGACCTGAAGGCGCGGGAGGGCAGACCCGAAGTCGATCCGATGCCGCACATCGGCGGCTTGGATGTCGTCGGCGAGATCGCGTCGTTGGGCCCCGGCGTGACAGGATGGAAGACCGGCGAACGGGTCGTCATCGTGCCGCTGGTCTCGTGCGGCGAGTGCGCGCTCTGTCGGAGCGGGGACACGGCGCTCTGCCCGGAGCAGCGCGTCTTCGGGTTCCAGACGCAGGGCGGGTTTGCCGAATACACCGTCGCACCCGCCGCGAACTTGGTACGGGTTCCCCAGGGCGTCGCGGATGCCTCGCTCGCCGCCGTGCCGACCGCGTACCTCACTGCCTGGCGGATGGTCGTCACGCGCGGCGGGCTCAAGCGCGGCGAGACGGCGCTGATCCACTCGGTCGGCGGTGGCGTCGCCAGCGCGGCGCTGCGGATCGTCAAGCGCTTCGGTGGGCGCGCCATCGTCACGGCGAGCGCGGACGACAAGCTGGAACGCGCGCGACAGCTCGGAGCTGACGCGACCGTCAACTACCGCGAACGCGACGTCGTCGCAGCGGTACGCGAATGGACGAACGGGCGCGGCGTCGATCTCGTCCTCGAAACCGTCGGCGCGAGCACGTGGGAGACGAGCCTGGCGAGCGTCGGCATCAACGGGCGCGTCGTCACGTGTGGCGTCACGAGCGGTTCCGTCGCCCCGACGAACATCCGCCACCTCTACCAGCGGCAGACGACGATCCTGGGCTCGACGTTGGGGAACCGGTCGGAGCTCGAGAGCGTCGTCGCGCTCGTGGCGCAGGGGGCGTTCGAGCCGGACATCGCGGCGGTTCTACCGCTGGACGACATCCGCGCCGCTCATGAGATGCTCGAAGCGCGCGCCGTCTACGGCAAGATCGTCCTAAGCGTCGCGTGA
- a CDS encoding DUF1553 domain-containing protein, protein MEMIQLVGGPPPKPRSAASSRWAMFLLMALSAAHGVTSRAADARNRLVDFNRDVRPILSDTCFACHGPDGAARRADLRLDSKSAVFDPERQIVVPGYPDKSYLYQRITATDADIHMPPASTNKTLSEEQIATIRKWIETGAQWSEHWAFQAPVRPEPPTVQDASRVRNPIDQFILNRLDAEGLKPSPEADRRTLIRRLALDLTGLPPTREEVNSFLADDKPDAYERLVEHYLAKPQYGEHLARYWLDAARYGDTHGLHLDNYREMWPYRDWVIGALNENMPFDQFTVEQLAGDLLPDATLAQKIASGFNRCNVSTSEGGSIDEEYYVRYAVDRVNTTSTVWLGLTSGCAQCHDHKYDPLTQKEFYGLFAYFNNLTEKAMDGNTKNPAPVVKVPTDEQTAGLTAFDGQIAEVNGRIRSANAPLEAAQSLWSASLPSWTLLTPQEFVSKGGAKLDKLDDGSLLASGENPAKETYEVTVEVPAGRFSALRLDALNDASLPNGSSGRSSGGNAVLTEFEAETPSAEKPDEWTRLRFVQAWADYEQAGGGDFAIAYVLDGKAETGWATGAHQRKEDRQAVFVAAEPFGGDAPTRLRLRLKFESPHAQHQFGRFRFEATNARLGALGSPVALSDWHSVGPFAGYDAIAAFYEPFEPEGKGVNLGQEFKVGDQSRKWIRHEDWLDGDFHAVQSADHAATYLYRNIQSDTRQRVTLTIDSEDAVRVWVNRQEVWTRGPNTDGSLSRDRVQALLQSGGNELVIKLVNDIGGSGLAFGIEAGDPIPPLDVVSIAALSSDARTPEQATRLTTYYREQITRDPQTRRWLMERSRIQRRRNELDAQIATTLVMEERTGERRPARLLKRGQYDQPGDPVEAGTPGVLPPIDRSVPQDRLALARWLLREDHPLTSRVTVNRLWQQVFGRGIVRTSEDFGSQGDQPSHPELLDWLATEFMQSGWDVKHMLRLMVTSATYRQSSSATPELIEKDPRNRLYARGPRFRLDAEAVRDQALALSGLLQPEIGGPSVKPPQPDGLWEAVGYVGSNTANFKADEGSDKVHRRSLYTFWKRTSPPPEMSILDAPSRESCAVRRERTNTPLQALMLMNDPQYFEAARAFAERILKEGGATDPERIRYAFETATSRKPGKDELATLTEALASCGTQAAADVEAARKIVSVGAEPPKDADPVLLATWTMIAQILLNLDEVITKG, encoded by the coding sequence ATGGAGATGATACAGCTCGTCGGCGGACCCCCGCCGAAGCCGCGTTCTGCCGCTTCGTCGCGTTGGGCGATGTTCCTCCTGATGGCTCTGAGCGCCGCCCACGGCGTCACGTCGCGCGCCGCCGACGCCCGAAACCGCCTCGTCGATTTCAACCGAGACGTCCGACCCATTCTCTCCGACACGTGCTTCGCGTGCCACGGACCCGACGGCGCTGCCCGACGAGCCGACCTGCGCCTCGACTCGAAATCGGCTGTCTTCGACCCGGAGCGCCAGATCGTCGTGCCGGGCTACCCCGACAAAAGCTACCTCTACCAGCGGATCACGGCGACCGACGCCGATATCCACATGCCCCCCGCGTCGACCAACAAGACCCTCTCCGAGGAACAGATCGCGACCATCCGCAAATGGATCGAGACCGGCGCGCAGTGGTCGGAGCATTGGGCGTTCCAGGCGCCCGTCCGTCCCGAGCCTCCCACCGTTCAGGACGCGTCCCGAGTGCGGAACCCCATCGATCAGTTCATCCTGAACCGGCTCGACGCGGAAGGGCTGAAACCGTCCCCTGAAGCGGACCGCCGGACGCTCATCCGCCGCCTCGCGCTCGACCTGACGGGCTTGCCGCCGACCCGCGAGGAGGTCAACAGCTTCCTCGCCGATGACAAGCCGGACGCCTACGAACGCCTCGTCGAACACTACCTCGCCAAGCCGCAATACGGCGAACATCTCGCCCGCTACTGGCTCGACGCCGCGCGCTACGGCGACACCCACGGGCTCCACCTCGACAACTACCGCGAGATGTGGCCCTACCGGGACTGGGTCATTGGCGCGCTCAACGAGAACATGCCCTTCGATCAGTTCACGGTTGAACAGCTCGCAGGAGACCTGCTGCCCGATGCGACGCTCGCCCAGAAGATCGCCAGCGGGTTCAACCGCTGCAACGTCTCGACCAGCGAAGGCGGCTCCATCGACGAGGAGTACTACGTCCGATACGCCGTCGATCGGGTGAACACGACCTCGACCGTCTGGCTGGGGCTCACCTCCGGGTGCGCCCAGTGCCACGACCACAAGTACGATCCGCTGACGCAGAAGGAGTTCTACGGACTCTTCGCCTACTTCAACAACCTGACCGAGAAGGCGATGGACGGGAACACTAAGAACCCCGCGCCCGTCGTCAAGGTTCCCACGGACGAGCAGACGGCGGGTCTGACAGCGTTCGACGGACAGATCGCCGAGGTCAACGGTCGGATCCGTTCCGCCAACGCGCCCCTCGAAGCCGCGCAATCTCTTTGGTCCGCAAGCCTTCCGAGCTGGACGCTGCTCACGCCGCAGGAGTTCGTCTCGAAGGGCGGAGCGAAGCTCGACAAGCTCGACGACGGCTCGCTCCTGGCGAGCGGCGAGAACCCGGCGAAGGAGACCTACGAGGTCACCGTCGAGGTGCCCGCCGGACGGTTCTCGGCGCTTCGGCTCGACGCGCTGAACGACGCGTCGCTGCCCAACGGCTCGTCGGGACGTAGCAGCGGCGGAAACGCCGTCCTCACGGAGTTCGAGGCGGAGACGCCCTCCGCTGAGAAGCCCGACGAGTGGACGAGACTCCGCTTCGTGCAGGCGTGGGCGGACTACGAACAGGCGGGCGGCGGCGACTTCGCCATCGCCTACGTCCTCGACGGCAAGGCGGAAACCGGCTGGGCGACCGGCGCGCATCAGCGCAAGGAGGATCGCCAGGCAGTCTTCGTCGCGGCGGAGCCCTTCGGCGGCGACGCGCCAACGCGCCTGCGCCTCCGGCTCAAGTTCGAGTCGCCGCATGCCCAGCATCAGTTCGGTCGGTTCCGCTTCGAGGCGACCAACGCGCGTCTTGGAGCGCTCGGTTCGCCCGTCGCGTTGTCCGACTGGCATTCAGTCGGGCCCTTCGCGGGGTACGACGCCATCGCCGCCTTCTATGAGCCGTTCGAGCCGGAGGGCAAGGGCGTCAACCTGGGGCAGGAGTTCAAGGTCGGCGACCAGTCGCGCAAGTGGATTCGCCACGAAGACTGGCTCGACGGCGACTTCCATGCCGTCCAGAGCGCCGATCACGCGGCGACCTATCTCTACCGCAACATCCAGTCGGACACGCGGCAGCGCGTCACGCTGACTATCGACTCGGAGGATGCCGTCCGCGTCTGGGTGAACCGCCAGGAGGTCTGGACGCGCGGTCCCAACACCGACGGGAGCCTGTCGCGCGACCGCGTTCAGGCGCTTCTCCAGTCGGGCGGGAACGAGCTCGTCATCAAGCTGGTCAACGACATCGGCGGCTCCGGGCTCGCGTTCGGCATCGAGGCGGGTGATCCCATCCCGCCGCTGGACGTGGTGAGCATCGCCGCCCTGTCGTCCGACGCGCGGACGCCTGAGCAGGCGACGCGCCTGACGACCTACTACCGCGAGCAGATCACGCGCGACCCGCAGACCCGCCGATGGCTTATGGAACGAAGCCGCATTCAGCGCCGCAGAAACGAGCTGGACGCGCAAATCGCTACGACGCTCGTCATGGAGGAACGCACCGGCGAGCGTCGTCCCGCGCGCCTCCTCAAGCGCGGGCAGTACGATCAACCGGGCGACCCGGTCGAAGCGGGAACCCCCGGCGTCCTGCCGCCCATCGACCGGTCGGTTCCCCAAGACCGATTGGCGCTGGCTCGCTGGCTGCTCCGCGAGGATCACCCGCTGACATCGCGCGTCACCGTGAACCGGCTATGGCAGCAGGTCTTCGGTCGCGGGATCGTCCGCACGTCCGAGGACTTCGGGAGCCAAGGCGATCAGCCGTCGCATCCCGAACTACTCGACTGGCTGGCGACGGAGTTCATGCAATCGGGATGGGACGTGAAGCACATGCTCCGACTGATGGTGACCTCGGCGACCTATCGCCAGTCGTCGTCAGCGACGCCGGAGCTCATCGAGAAGGACCCGAGGAACCGGCTCTACGCGCGGGGTCCCCGGTTCCGCCTCGACGCCGAAGCCGTGCGCGATCAGGCGTTGGCGCTGAGCGGGCTGCTGCAGCCGGAGATTGGGGGTCCCAGCGTGAAGCCGCCGCAGCCGGACGGGCTCTGGGAAGCCGTCGGCTACGTCGGGTCGAACACGGCGAACTTCAAGGCGGATGAGGGTTCCGACAAGGTCCATCGGCGGAGCCTCTACACGTTCTGGAAGCGCACGTCGCCGCCACCGGAGATGAGCATCCTCGACGCGCCTTCGCGCGAGTCGTGCGCCGTGCGCCGTGAGCGGACGAACACGCCCCTTCAAGCGCTCATGCTCATGAACGATCCGCAATACTTCGAGGCGGCGCGGGCGTTCGCCGAGCGTATCCTGAAGGAGGGTGGCGCGACCGACCCCGAGCGCATCCGCTACGCCTTCGAGACGGCGACCAGTCGGAAGCCCGGCAAGGATGAGCTCGCCACGCTGACCGAGGCGTTGGCGTCGTGCGGAACCCAAGCAGCCGCCGACGTGGAAGCGGCGCGTAAGATCGTGTCCGTCGGCGCGGAGCCGCCGAAGGACGCCGATCCCGTCCTGCTGGCGACATGGACGATGATTGCGCAGATCCTCCTGAACCTCGACGAAGTCATCACAAAGGGGTAG
- a CDS encoding D-glycerate dehydrogenase gives MRHTIYVTRRLPQPALDRLAEVFDVEVNPDDRVLEKREIIDHVGGKDALLCLLTDTIDAEIMDAGDRLRVLSNYAVGFNNIDVAAATARRLPVTNTPGVLTETSADLAMALLLCAARRISEGDRLTRAGRFVGWGPMMLLGYDVYGKTLGIVGMGRIGKATARRAMGFGMRILYTSRTVHEDAEREFGAQRVPLDDLLRESDYVSLHVPLSDETRHLIGSRELALMKPSAFLINTARGPIVDEKALVRALRDGTIAGAGLDVYEDEPAVADGLMELDNVVLAPHIASATVETRTKMAMLAAENAIAVIEGRRPAHIVNPEVLESTTR, from the coding sequence TTGAGGCACACGATCTACGTGACGCGCCGCCTGCCCCAACCGGCGCTGGATCGCCTCGCGGAAGTCTTCGATGTTGAGGTCAACCCGGACGACCGCGTTCTCGAAAAACGGGAGATCATCGACCACGTCGGCGGCAAAGACGCCCTGCTCTGTCTCCTCACGGACACGATCGACGCGGAGATCATGGACGCCGGCGACCGCTTGCGCGTCCTCTCCAACTACGCCGTCGGATTCAACAATATCGACGTCGCCGCCGCGACCGCCCGCCGGTTGCCGGTCACGAACACTCCGGGCGTTCTGACCGAAACGAGCGCCGACCTGGCGATGGCGCTGCTGCTTTGTGCCGCCCGGCGCATCTCCGAAGGAGACCGCCTGACCCGAGCTGGGAGGTTCGTCGGCTGGGGACCCATGATGCTGCTGGGATACGACGTCTACGGAAAGACCCTCGGTATCGTCGGCATGGGACGCATCGGCAAAGCGACGGCGCGACGAGCCATGGGCTTCGGCATGCGCATCCTCTATACCAGCCGGACGGTTCACGAAGACGCCGAACGCGAGTTCGGGGCGCAGCGTGTTCCGCTGGACGACCTGCTGCGCGAGAGCGACTACGTCTCGCTCCACGTCCCGCTGAGCGACGAAACGCGCCACCTCATCGGCAGCCGCGAGCTCGCTCTGATGAAGCCGTCGGCGTTCCTCATCAACACGGCGCGCGGGCCCATCGTGGACGAAAAGGCGCTCGTGCGCGCCCTCCGCGATGGGACCATCGCCGGAGCCGGGCTCGATGTCTACGAGGATGAACCTGCCGTGGCGGACGGGCTCATGGAGCTCGACAATGTCGTGCTCGCGCCGCACATCGCCAGCGCGACGGTCGAGACGCGCACCAAGATGGCGATGCTCGCCGCCGAGAACGCCATCGCCGTGATCGAAGGACGCAGGCCAGCCCACATCGTCAATCCCGAAGTTCTAGAATCGACGACGCGATGA
- a CDS encoding SDR family oxidoreductase: MMGEVLSRGSTMERALVIGARGFIGGNVTRFLRSSGIAVDEALRGTPLDSLTGGSYDAVFFCAGNSKTFVSEREPIICLTENVIALHAYLTSLRYGVWVHVSSSAVYPQSAPVKVETMPLAVHELSMYGAHKLLSERYVTRFAPKWVIVRPTSFFGPGLKKNLLFDVRAGRRDVYLTRDSVLDYIPIERFAAVLATLAREAGNEIVNVGSGQSLTVDEILSMRPAEYVYHDERFHSDEGMSFERLRRHCPDSMTRDELRDAVRAFVLSSAEQEPSSQPSPFIGC; this comes from the coding sequence ATGATGGGCGAAGTCCTGTCGAGGGGGAGCACAATGGAGCGCGCGCTGGTGATCGGCGCTCGCGGGTTCATCGGCGGCAACGTCACGCGGTTCCTGCGCTCGTCGGGCATCGCCGTCGATGAAGCCCTGCGGGGTACGCCGCTCGACTCGTTGACCGGTGGGAGCTACGACGCCGTGTTCTTCTGCGCCGGAAACTCGAAGACGTTCGTCTCCGAGCGCGAGCCGATCATCTGCCTGACGGAAAACGTCATCGCCCTGCACGCCTACCTGACGTCGCTCCGGTACGGCGTGTGGGTCCACGTGTCGTCGTCGGCGGTTTATCCGCAGAGCGCGCCGGTCAAGGTCGAGACGATGCCGCTGGCGGTTCATGAGCTGTCGATGTACGGCGCGCACAAGCTCCTGTCGGAGCGGTATGTCACTCGGTTCGCGCCGAAGTGGGTCATCGTCCGCCCGACGAGTTTCTTCGGGCCCGGGCTCAAGAAGAACCTGCTCTTCGACGTGCGCGCGGGCAGGCGGGATGTCTATCTGACCCGCGATTCGGTGCTCGACTACATCCCCATCGAGAGGTTCGCGGCGGTTCTGGCGACGCTGGCGCGTGAAGCCGGAAACGAGATCGTCAACGTCGGTTCGGGGCAGTCGCTGACCGTCGATGAGATCCTCTCCATGCGTCCCGCCGAGTACGTCTACCACGACGAGCGGTTCCACAGCGACGAGGGCATGTCGTTCGAGCGGCTGCGCCGCCACTGCCCCGACTCAATGACGCGCGACGAGCTCCGCGACGCCGTCCGCGCGTTCGTTCTCTCCTCCGCTGAGCAGGAACCCTCATCCCAACCTTCTCCCTTCATAGGGTGTTGA